The following coding sequences lie in one Methanopyrus sp. SNP6 genomic window:
- a CDS encoding carbamoyltransferase — translation MEVVGIHHGHDAGAALIRDGEIVAAANEERFSRKKFHRGFPERSLQFVLERSDGVDVLAVAGLYRKRKDLERVRNIAEELEVPVYLVEHHTAHAASAYYTSGFNRCLTITVDAAGDGLSSTVWVCERGEMHRIATEPYYDSLGDFYANVTELLGFEPMKDEGKVMCLAAYAEPDLKSVEWIRREVIDVEEGNIVNRLGAISGEAVRRLKRSKLARMGRERAAAVAQEALEELLLEYFGYYVNEYGENRVAYAGGVAANVVANMRLRERLDLDLFVHPNMGDGGLAVGAALWAWAEEELAHGRKPEPRRLENVYFGPQYDGKEVRKALEERSMTDRAEYVGNDPDAIVRELLEGKTVAFFHGRMEYGPRALGARSILADPRDRDVVHKLNRDLGRESFQPFAPTILYEDAPEYLRKPCESPFMTLAFRATDTFRREAPAVVHVDGTTRPQTLQDELPFYREVIETFREETGLGAVLNTSFNPHGEPIVCSPRDALEAFEHGVADVLWIEGYMIERG, via the coding sequence GTGGAGGTCGTGGGAATTCATCACGGGCACGACGCAGGTGCCGCCCTGATCCGAGACGGGGAGATCGTGGCGGCGGCTAATGAAGAGCGATTCTCCCGTAAAAAGTTCCACCGTGGGTTTCCGGAGCGATCTCTCCAGTTCGTCCTCGAGCGAAGTGATGGCGTCGACGTCCTCGCGGTGGCAGGACTGTACCGAAAACGCAAGGATTTGGAGCGAGTGCGGAACATTGCCGAGGAGCTAGAGGTGCCCGTATACTTGGTTGAGCACCACACCGCACACGCGGCTTCAGCTTATTATACCTCCGGGTTTAACCGATGCCTGACGATCACGGTCGACGCGGCCGGTGACGGACTCTCCTCCACGGTCTGGGTCTGCGAGCGCGGGGAGATGCACCGGATCGCGACGGAGCCGTACTACGACTCCTTGGGCGACTTCTACGCCAACGTGACCGAACTATTGGGATTCGAGCCGATGAAGGACGAGGGTAAGGTCATGTGCCTAGCCGCCTACGCCGAGCCGGATCTGAAATCCGTAGAGTGGATCAGGCGAGAAGTCATCGACGTCGAGGAGGGAAACATTGTCAACCGCCTCGGTGCGATCTCGGGAGAGGCCGTGCGCCGCCTCAAAAGGTCGAAGCTCGCCAGAATGGGGCGAGAACGCGCCGCCGCCGTGGCTCAGGAGGCGTTGGAAGAGCTACTACTGGAGTACTTCGGATACTACGTGAACGAGTACGGAGAGAACCGTGTAGCCTACGCGGGCGGTGTGGCCGCGAACGTCGTGGCTAACATGAGGTTACGGGAGAGGCTCGATCTTGACCTTTTCGTGCACCCGAACATGGGCGACGGCGGTCTCGCAGTCGGAGCGGCGCTATGGGCGTGGGCGGAAGAGGAACTCGCCCATGGACGAAAACCAGAACCACGGCGTTTGGAGAACGTGTACTTCGGACCCCAATACGATGGGAAGGAAGTGCGTAAGGCCCTGGAAGAGCGGAGCATGACGGACAGGGCGGAGTACGTGGGAAACGACCCCGACGCCATCGTCCGCGAGCTGCTGGAGGGTAAGACCGTAGCGTTTTTCCACGGTCGTATGGAGTACGGCCCCAGGGCGCTCGGAGCCAGGAGTATTCTCGCCGACCCGCGGGATCGGGACGTGGTGCACAAGCTCAACCGCGATCTGGGACGGGAGTCGTTTCAGCCCTTCGCACCGACAATCCTGTACGAGGACGCTCCGGAGTACCTAAGGAAGCCCTGTGAGTCACCGTTCATGACCCTAGCATTTCGCGCCACGGACACGTTCCGCAGGGAGGCCCCCGCGGTGGTTCACGTCGACGGAACCACACGTCCACAGACCCTCCAGGACGAACTGCCGTTCTACCGTGAGGTAATCGAAACGTTCCGAGAGGAGACCGGGTTAGGAGCCGTTCTGAATACCAGCTTCAATCCACATGGTGAGCCCATCGTGTGTTCGCCGAGAGACGCTCTCGAGGCGTTCGAGCACGGTGTCGCGGACGTCCTATGGATCGAGGGGTATATGATCGAGCGGGGGTGA
- a CDS encoding PRC-barrel domain-containing protein: MTNGESGNEEEYKKRYVRFQRILGMEVFTEDGRRVGTVEDVTFDPKTGDLVRFLVTVTNQPSGGGLLPLPGGGGRRTETVDAELVKAVGDIIIIESPEKASSGEGRERKKQESSPAKPSDLEI, from the coding sequence GTGACAAACGGTGAAAGTGGCAACGAGGAGGAATACAAGAAGAGATACGTGAGGTTCCAACGGATTCTCGGAATGGAAGTTTTTACCGAAGACGGTCGTCGGGTCGGTACCGTCGAAGACGTGACTTTCGACCCTAAGACGGGCGATCTCGTCCGGTTCCTAGTGACCGTCACCAACCAACCCTCCGGCGGCGGTCTGCTACCGCTTCCCGGTGGTGGAGGTAGGCGCACGGAGACTGTCGATGCGGAGCTGGTGAAGGCCGTCGGGGACATAATCATAATCGAATCCCCGGAGAAGGCGTCTTCCGGGGAGGGAAGGGAGAGGAAGAAGCAGGAGAGCTCGCCGGCTAAACCTTCAGATCTGGAGATTTGA
- the hjc gene encoding Holliday junction resolvase Hjc, which translates to MSYQRGADFERQLVRYLREHGGEAVRVAGSGGYVDVVGYAPAMGHVAIECKVRRDDRLYVRREEIEGLTEFAERFRAEPMIAWKPPHVRTGLTLNAVLFPPDLMEERERTYVIDLKTALEEGIDVICLVTRPLDSYRK; encoded by the coding sequence GTGAGTTACCAACGCGGCGCCGACTTCGAGCGTCAACTGGTGCGCTACCTTCGAGAGCACGGAGGCGAGGCCGTCAGAGTGGCCGGATCCGGGGGATACGTCGACGTAGTAGGTTACGCGCCGGCGATGGGACACGTGGCCATCGAGTGCAAAGTCCGCCGCGACGACAGGTTATACGTAAGAAGAGAGGAGATCGAAGGCCTGACGGAGTTCGCGGAACGGTTCCGTGCTGAACCGATGATAGCCTGGAAGCCACCACACGTCCGGACGGGCCTCACGCTCAACGCCGTCCTCTTCCCACCCGATCTGATGGAAGAACGCGAGAGAACGTACGTTATCGACCTGAAAACGGCCCTCGAGGAGGGGATCGACGTCATCTGTCTCGTCACCCGCCCTTTAGACAGCTATCGAAAGTGA
- a CDS encoding YfcE family phosphodiesterase: MITVLVLGDAHIPERAQEVPHTIRRKIEELAPVDVVISPGDYTTEDTMEWIASLGEKALMVVGNCDFGLPLPPRVTEGIGDVKVTVDHGSGVHPRGDPDQLSAIAEEEGSDIIFTGHTHRPEFREHRDVLIVNPGSLTGVPSGGGPSPGPSFMYGTIDGKEVWMKLYMLKRDRLETEEFETEL, translated from the coding sequence ATGATCACGGTACTGGTGCTCGGGGACGCTCACATTCCCGAGCGTGCGCAGGAAGTCCCACATACTATCAGGCGGAAGATCGAGGAGCTCGCCCCAGTGGACGTGGTGATTTCACCCGGTGACTACACGACCGAGGACACTATGGAATGGATAGCATCACTCGGTGAAAAGGCCTTGATGGTTGTGGGGAACTGCGACTTCGGACTCCCGCTACCTCCCAGGGTGACCGAAGGTATCGGAGACGTCAAGGTGACGGTAGACCACGGCAGTGGGGTTCACCCGAGGGGTGACCCGGACCAGCTCTCGGCGATAGCCGAGGAAGAGGGATCCGACATCATTTTCACTGGTCACACCCACAGGCCGGAGTTCAGGGAGCACCGAGATGTACTGATCGTAAACCCGGGAAGTCTCACTGGTGTACCATCTGGAGGAGGGCCCAGCCCGGGCCCGTCGTTCATGTACGGCACCATCGACGGTAAAGAGGTGTGGATGAAGCTGTACATGCTCAAGCGTGATCGGTTGGAGACCGAGGAGTTCGAGACGGAGCTCTGA
- a CDS encoding ribosome biogenesis/translation initiation ATPase RLI codes for MVSIGRVAVVDRERCKGGSKCDYVCQRFCPGVRTGRETITIDEDTNKPVISEELCSGCGICTQKCPFGAIKVVRLPEELEGECVHKYEEGGFRLYRLPVPKPGKVTGVIGRNAIGKTTAAKILTGELKPNLGDPEADPDWDEVIRAFSGTELQEHFRRIANGDLRPIMKPQYVEILPKVVEGRVKDALEDVDELGVADELIERLGLTEVTDRRISDLSGGELQRVAIAAALSRDADFLVLDEPCSYLDVEQRLSLARLLREIAEDRGIPMLVIEHDLATLDYVADVVHVFYGKRGAYGVVSKPMGVGKGINAYLKGYLEAENVRFRDDEVVLPEKPVEAEAGERDTLVEYGELVKEYDGNFRLEVEPGEIRVGEIIGALGPNAIGKTTFVKLLAGVLEPTEGKVDVDIKVSYKPQYLEVDSDEPVEQVLRRTAGSEWGSSWYRSNIVEPLDLEYLFDRPLCELSGGELQRVAVAAALSREADLYLLDEPSAYLDVEERINTARVIRRVIETRDAAAVVVDHDLLLIDYISDRMMVFEGEPGKHGRANPPESKREAMNRFLSNLGVTFRRDQETRRPRANKPGSHRDREQKRRGEYFYA; via the coding sequence GTGGTATCGATCGGAAGAGTGGCGGTCGTGGATAGGGAGCGGTGTAAGGGAGGATCCAAATGCGACTACGTCTGCCAACGTTTCTGCCCTGGAGTTAGGACAGGGCGTGAAACCATCACGATCGACGAAGACACCAACAAGCCCGTGATCTCCGAGGAACTGTGCTCCGGATGCGGTATTTGCACTCAGAAGTGTCCCTTCGGTGCTATCAAAGTTGTACGTCTCCCCGAGGAGCTGGAGGGAGAATGCGTACACAAGTACGAGGAAGGGGGGTTCCGGCTCTACAGGCTCCCAGTCCCAAAGCCCGGAAAAGTCACCGGTGTGATCGGACGCAACGCGATCGGTAAAACTACCGCCGCCAAGATACTCACAGGTGAGCTCAAACCCAACCTAGGGGATCCCGAAGCGGACCCAGACTGGGATGAGGTGATCCGGGCATTTTCAGGTACGGAACTTCAGGAACACTTCAGACGTATCGCGAACGGTGACCTCCGACCCATCATGAAGCCGCAGTACGTCGAGATCCTGCCCAAGGTCGTCGAGGGCAGGGTGAAGGACGCCCTTGAGGATGTAGATGAGTTGGGAGTCGCCGACGAACTCATCGAGCGCCTCGGACTAACCGAGGTAACCGACCGGCGGATCTCCGACCTCAGTGGTGGAGAGCTGCAGCGCGTCGCCATCGCCGCGGCACTCTCTCGAGACGCGGACTTCCTGGTTCTCGACGAGCCGTGTAGCTACCTCGATGTCGAACAACGACTCTCGCTAGCCAGATTACTTCGCGAGATCGCAGAGGATCGAGGGATTCCGATGCTCGTCATCGAGCACGACTTAGCTACACTGGACTACGTGGCCGACGTAGTACACGTCTTTTACGGAAAGCGCGGTGCGTACGGTGTAGTGTCCAAGCCGATGGGTGTGGGTAAAGGGATCAACGCGTACTTGAAGGGATATTTAGAGGCCGAGAACGTCCGCTTCCGGGATGATGAAGTTGTACTTCCAGAGAAACCTGTTGAGGCCGAAGCGGGTGAGCGGGACACCCTCGTGGAGTACGGTGAGCTCGTCAAAGAATACGACGGCAACTTCAGGCTAGAAGTGGAACCGGGAGAAATTCGTGTCGGGGAGATCATCGGAGCCCTCGGACCCAACGCTATCGGTAAGACGACTTTCGTTAAGCTCCTGGCCGGGGTGCTCGAGCCTACCGAAGGGAAAGTGGATGTCGACATTAAAGTCTCGTACAAGCCACAGTACCTGGAGGTGGACTCGGATGAACCCGTCGAGCAGGTGCTACGGAGAACCGCCGGCTCGGAATGGGGATCGAGCTGGTACCGGAGCAACATCGTGGAGCCACTGGACTTAGAGTACCTATTCGATAGACCGTTGTGTGAACTGAGCGGCGGTGAGCTGCAGCGCGTAGCCGTGGCGGCTGCCCTATCCCGGGAAGCAGATCTGTACCTTCTAGACGAACCTAGCGCATATTTGGATGTTGAGGAGAGGATCAACACCGCCCGCGTCATAAGACGGGTGATTGAGACACGGGATGCCGCCGCCGTCGTAGTCGATCACGATTTACTCCTGATAGACTACATCAGTGACAGGATGATGGTGTTCGAAGGCGAGCCAGGAAAGCACGGACGCGCGAATCCACCGGAGAGTAAACGAGAAGCCATGAACAGGTTCCTGTCGAACTTGGGCGTGACGTTCAGACGGGACCAGGAGACACGGAGACCGAGAGCTAACAAGCCCGGCAGTCACCGTGACCGTGAGCAGAAGCGTCGTGGTGAGTACTTCTACGCCTAG
- a CDS encoding zf-TFIIB domain-containing protein, with protein sequence MRCPECGTEMRSELRDDGVELLKCPECGKEIKRVPSYREFGLKRPNFFEMTVPEWDEEVLGKEVVAVVKYRSPDGYRRRKIRGKAVRIDNRGNLVIRRDNGFEVSLYPQVVENIKVLE encoded by the coding sequence ATGAGGTGTCCGGAGTGCGGAACCGAGATGCGGTCGGAGCTACGGGACGACGGGGTGGAACTCCTCAAGTGTCCCGAGTGCGGCAAGGAGATCAAGCGTGTCCCGTCGTACCGAGAGTTCGGTCTGAAACGTCCGAACTTCTTCGAGATGACGGTACCGGAGTGGGACGAGGAAGTACTCGGGAAGGAGGTCGTGGCGGTCGTCAAGTACCGTTCTCCGGACGGTTACCGCCGCCGTAAGATCAGGGGCAAGGCGGTGCGCATCGACAACCGGGGTAACCTGGTAATCCGCCGGGATAACGGTTTCGAGGTCTCCCTGTACCCACAGGTGGTCGAGAACATCAAGGTACTGGAGTGA
- a CDS encoding 2,5-diamino-6-(ribosylamino)-4(3H)-pyrimidinone 5'-phosphate reductase → MPRPKVLYNVGMTADGKVVTTAGDSRISGEEDLREVHKLRAEHDAVAVGINTVRKDDPMLNVRLVKGEDPIRVVFDTECSIPLGCRLVRTARDIPTVVLCAEADPNRVEKLEKRGVRVEEVGTCEDGVNVELGLERLYDMGVRTLLLEGGPTLAWSFLKRGLIDEFRVAVAPVLVGGSDALTPIEGEGFPRVDLGVGLELKRVERVGRDVVLWYEVSGSAADLASEHEEARGRSS, encoded by the coding sequence GTGCCTCGGCCGAAGGTCCTGTACAATGTTGGGATGACGGCGGACGGGAAAGTCGTGACCACCGCCGGTGATTCGAGGATCTCGGGCGAAGAGGATCTCAGAGAGGTTCACAAGTTGAGGGCCGAACACGACGCGGTGGCCGTTGGAATCAACACGGTGCGGAAGGACGACCCAATGCTGAACGTGAGGTTGGTGAAGGGAGAGGACCCCATTCGAGTTGTGTTCGACACCGAGTGCTCAATTCCGCTCGGCTGTCGTCTAGTTCGCACCGCTCGGGATATCCCCACGGTCGTACTATGTGCCGAAGCAGACCCGAATCGTGTCGAGAAGCTCGAAAAAAGAGGTGTAAGGGTGGAGGAGGTCGGTACCTGTGAGGACGGCGTCAACGTGGAGCTCGGACTGGAGCGGCTCTACGATATGGGAGTACGAACCCTGCTACTCGAAGGTGGACCCACGCTGGCTTGGTCCTTCTTGAAGCGCGGCCTGATCGACGAGTTCCGTGTGGCCGTGGCTCCAGTGCTCGTGGGCGGATCCGACGCGTTGACGCCCATAGAAGGTGAGGGGTTCCCGCGCGTCGATCTCGGAGTGGGCCTGGAATTAAAACGAGTGGAGCGAGTGGGGCGCGACGTGGTACTCTGGTACGAAGTTTCCGGATCCGCCGCTGACCTGGCCTCCGAACACGAGGAAGCCAGGGGGAGATCATCATGA
- a CDS encoding asparagine synthetase B produces MCGIACTVGGDVAEMVAAIKHRGPDGRGFASVSDGDVEFSEESPSEGDVVLGHVRLWVRGEPSAIQPIVGEDRAVAVNGEIYNYRRFVEDAPSDSWAVFEVVRSVRDAAAALRILRGEYTFVAAFVDGTVVAARDPVGVRPLYYSVSAEGGTAVASERKALWAAGFRDVRRVPPGALLVLRDGRVELRNVVDVPKPRPGKSSWKDLLKVLQRSVRERVMETERVGVVLSGGVDSSTVARLASEHVDVRCYVAGFEGSDDVEVAERLCDEMGWSFVPVSLEDGFERYVVSTVYAVETWNPMKVEVGIPILACAGAASDDGIRVVLSGQGADELLGGYHRHLRYCGDWDRFSWELWKDVASIHAVNLERDDKAAMYSSVELRVPYLDLDVVRVGLDIDPRENVSGPEDDLRKRALRRVAAELGLPEFVVERRKRATQYGSLTSKMLDKLVRELGIKRAVAKRLGYRSHKELFLRLVGKYLGFPWKAPSVEDVEKECARLGVDPEVSDFLEERVLTFDSCLKGG; encoded by the coding sequence ATGTGTGGTATTGCGTGCACGGTCGGCGGTGATGTCGCCGAGATGGTTGCGGCGATAAAGCATCGTGGTCCCGACGGGCGAGGTTTCGCTTCGGTATCGGACGGCGACGTCGAGTTCTCCGAGGAGTCGCCCTCTGAGGGTGATGTCGTTCTAGGCCACGTTCGACTGTGGGTGCGCGGTGAGCCTTCTGCGATCCAGCCGATCGTAGGAGAGGATCGGGCGGTCGCCGTGAACGGTGAGATCTACAACTACCGGCGGTTCGTCGAGGACGCGCCGTCGGACTCCTGGGCGGTGTTCGAGGTCGTGAGATCCGTGCGAGACGCGGCGGCGGCTCTCCGTATCCTCCGTGGAGAGTACACGTTCGTCGCCGCTTTCGTGGACGGTACGGTGGTCGCGGCGAGGGATCCAGTCGGCGTTCGTCCTCTATACTATTCCGTGTCCGCGGAAGGCGGGACCGCCGTGGCTTCAGAGCGTAAGGCCTTGTGGGCGGCTGGGTTCCGGGACGTGCGTAGGGTACCCCCGGGTGCGCTTCTCGTGCTCCGTGACGGTCGTGTCGAGCTTAGGAACGTGGTCGATGTCCCTAAGCCGAGACCGGGAAAAAGCTCCTGGAAAGACCTGTTGAAGGTTCTTCAGCGGTCCGTCCGGGAGCGCGTGATGGAGACGGAGCGCGTGGGGGTGGTATTGTCCGGTGGTGTGGACAGCTCGACTGTGGCGAGATTGGCGTCCGAGCACGTGGATGTCAGGTGCTACGTGGCTGGGTTCGAGGGTTCGGATGACGTGGAGGTCGCGGAACGGTTATGCGACGAGATGGGATGGTCGTTCGTCCCGGTATCTCTAGAGGACGGGTTCGAGCGGTACGTGGTCTCCACGGTCTACGCCGTCGAAACTTGGAACCCGATGAAGGTGGAAGTTGGAATCCCGATCTTGGCCTGCGCCGGGGCTGCGTCCGACGACGGGATCCGGGTGGTTCTCTCGGGCCAAGGGGCGGACGAGCTACTAGGGGGTTACCACCGGCATCTTCGGTATTGTGGCGATTGGGACAGGTTCTCGTGGGAACTCTGGAAGGACGTGGCGTCTATACACGCCGTGAACCTGGAGCGGGATGATAAGGCCGCGATGTACAGTTCGGTCGAGCTTCGGGTTCCGTACCTCGACTTGGACGTGGTCAGGGTGGGTTTGGATATAGACCCCAGGGAAAACGTTTCCGGGCCCGAGGACGATCTGCGCAAGCGCGCCTTGAGGCGAGTCGCGGCCGAGCTCGGACTCCCGGAGTTCGTGGTGGAGAGGCGGAAACGCGCGACCCAGTACGGGTCGTTGACTTCCAAGATGTTGGACAAGCTCGTGCGGGAGCTTGGTATTAAGCGGGCGGTGGCTAAGCGTCTCGGGTACCGTAGTCACAAGGAATTGTTCCTACGGTTGGTTGGTAAGTACCTCGGGTTCCCGTGGAAGGCGCCGTCCGTCGAGGATGTGGAGAAGGAGTGTGCGAGGTTGGGTGTAGATCCGGAGGTTTCGGACTTCTTGGAGGAACGGGTGCTCACTTTCGATAGCTGTCTAAAGGGCGGGTGA
- a CDS encoding tRNA(His) guanylyltransferase gives MKPCDLEVYADLRVPPNTHLVLRIDGRAFTGLVRRLRLKKPYDRRFAEAMAETAVRMIRDAGLGVTLVYTFSDELNALIPRGNVPFSGRVEKLTSVSASCASTYFLRALQRRGIDPADETVSFDSRCVVLTDDDLVCYFKWRQDEAWRNHLNSYAYWALRERGLKPKEAAERLRGMKAQDVHELLYREFGINLGRTPAWQRRGILAYRVVVNEDGVQRRRVTRDWAPPFFDESEGKRLLRACASQGYVPLDPTPDHVEE, from the coding sequence GTGAAACCCTGCGACCTCGAGGTGTACGCGGACCTAAGGGTGCCCCCCAACACACATCTGGTTCTGAGGATCGACGGGAGGGCGTTCACCGGACTCGTCCGCCGGTTACGCCTCAAAAAGCCCTACGACCGACGATTCGCGGAAGCTATGGCCGAGACGGCGGTCCGGATGATCCGAGACGCGGGTTTGGGGGTAACACTTGTCTACACGTTCTCCGATGAGCTGAATGCGCTCATACCCCGTGGCAACGTTCCCTTCTCCGGTCGGGTCGAGAAGTTGACGTCCGTATCTGCGTCCTGCGCCTCCACGTACTTCCTCCGGGCCCTACAGCGTCGTGGAATAGATCCGGCCGACGAGACGGTGTCCTTCGACTCCAGGTGCGTGGTGCTCACGGACGATGACCTGGTATGTTACTTCAAGTGGCGTCAGGACGAGGCTTGGCGGAATCACCTGAACTCCTACGCGTACTGGGCGCTGCGTGAGCGAGGACTGAAACCCAAGGAAGCTGCCGAGCGGCTCCGTGGAATGAAGGCGCAGGATGTGCATGAGCTGCTTTACCGAGAGTTTGGGATCAACCTCGGACGGACCCCGGCTTGGCAACGTCGAGGGATACTCGCCTACCGGGTGGTTGTGAACGAGGACGGTGTCCAACGCCGCCGAGTAACGCGGGATTGGGCCCCCCCGTTCTTCGATGAAAGCGAAGGGAAGCGCCTTCTCCGTGCCTGCGCCTCTCAAGGGTACGTCCCCCTCGACCCGACCCCCGATCATGTTGAAGAGTGA
- the nadX gene encoding aspartate dehydrogenase, whose amino-acid sequence MRKLSLALVGAGGIGTTVLREIREGRLEGKVEPVLVCDRHLEKLKRIKRWFPDCDTSTDLDDVMGAEADVLLEAASVEAAASLLPDALKRFDVIVMSVGALVLEEDLLSRCREVAEVTGHRLHVPSGAVGGLDVLRALRGRVREVTLTTIKHPKALNEDVSERTVLYEGSVRDAVRKFPKNINVAAAVSLAVGDPSLVTVRIVCDPEVSVNTHVIKVESSAGTYRFELKNEALPNNPKTSAVAAYSAVALIERMTEGIRVGT is encoded by the coding sequence ATGAGGAAGCTGAGCTTAGCGCTCGTAGGCGCTGGAGGCATCGGAACGACGGTTCTGAGGGAGATCCGTGAAGGGCGGCTCGAAGGCAAGGTGGAACCGGTTCTGGTCTGTGATCGTCACCTGGAGAAGCTCAAACGCATCAAGCGGTGGTTCCCAGACTGCGACACCTCCACCGACCTAGACGACGTCATGGGCGCCGAAGCCGACGTGCTGCTCGAAGCCGCCTCCGTGGAAGCGGCGGCTAGCCTCCTACCTGATGCGCTGAAGAGGTTCGATGTGATCGTGATGAGCGTAGGAGCGCTGGTGCTCGAGGAGGACCTGCTGAGTCGATGTCGCGAGGTCGCGGAAGTCACCGGACATCGCCTTCACGTTCCGTCCGGTGCGGTGGGAGGTCTGGACGTGCTGCGAGCGCTTCGAGGTCGGGTGAGAGAGGTCACTCTCACCACCATCAAGCACCCGAAAGCTCTGAATGAGGATGTTTCCGAACGGACGGTACTCTACGAGGGTTCCGTGCGGGATGCCGTCCGCAAGTTTCCTAAGAACATCAACGTGGCGGCCGCCGTGTCGCTAGCCGTCGGTGATCCCTCACTAGTCACCGTTCGGATCGTCTGCGACCCCGAGGTCTCAGTTAACACGCACGTTATCAAGGTCGAGTCGAGTGCAGGTACGTATCGGTTCGAACTGAAGAACGAAGCGCTCCCGAATAACCCGAAGACGAGTGCCGTCGCTGCGTACTCCGCCGTAGCTTTAATCGAACGGATGACCGAGGGGATTCGAGTGGGCACTTGA
- a CDS encoding RNA ligase family protein produces MREETPPKIPEDIRITATRTMAAARPEEPEPTLRLLRAFSRDRELVIEEKLDGTNVRVYLEGDRLLAHTRGWVNADEYLRKLGIEPPWEDLRGEFDRITILEGELLPYDLFSQESPRLHELSGRLETEVLFDGEPSDITAELVYLEGKRYECRPEPLFSRACELDPDHELIQRFLRENQTKPDFESAVAEGKLKPKICFYELDMLEGSVKITTPRTEQLRECRRLSTEPPRWRVVVDPDPEDLKKDLNKLERNWREGLCVKPMTETDDKLHSVKLRCPWFLKREFDGRPPRRGSHKVAGRITAQLLQTKILHENLSKLEGERNVLARKWRKLSQRTQHALRVQDRLLNLGLDSQRL; encoded by the coding sequence ATGCGGGAGGAAACACCTCCGAAAATCCCAGAAGACATCCGGATCACCGCGACGCGGACCATGGCGGCCGCCCGCCCCGAGGAACCCGAACCTACACTACGCCTCCTCCGCGCTTTCTCCCGGGACCGCGAGCTAGTCATCGAGGAGAAACTGGACGGCACCAACGTCCGCGTGTACCTGGAAGGGGACCGCCTCCTCGCCCACACCAGGGGTTGGGTGAACGCCGACGAATACCTCCGGAAGCTCGGCATCGAACCCCCTTGGGAGGACCTCCGCGGCGAATTCGACCGGATCACGATCTTGGAAGGTGAACTGCTTCCCTACGACTTATTCTCCCAGGAGTCACCCAGGCTGCACGAGCTCTCAGGAAGACTCGAGACCGAGGTGCTGTTCGACGGCGAACCCTCGGACATCACGGCGGAACTCGTGTACCTGGAAGGAAAACGGTACGAGTGCCGACCCGAACCGCTGTTCTCCCGAGCCTGCGAGTTGGACCCCGATCATGAACTCATCCAGCGCTTCCTCCGTGAGAACCAGACCAAACCGGACTTCGAATCCGCCGTGGCCGAGGGGAAGCTCAAACCCAAGATCTGCTTCTACGAGCTCGATATGCTCGAGGGGAGCGTAAAGATCACGACACCTCGAACCGAACAGCTCAGGGAATGTCGCCGCCTATCCACGGAACCACCCAGATGGCGGGTCGTCGTCGATCCCGATCCTGAAGACCTGAAGAAGGACCTCAACAAGCTCGAACGGAATTGGCGCGAAGGACTCTGTGTGAAACCAATGACGGAGACCGACGACAAACTCCACTCCGTCAAACTACGGTGCCCATGGTTCCTGAAGCGGGAGTTCGACGGACGACCTCCCCGTCGAGGGTCACACAAGGTCGCCGGGAGGATCACGGCTCAACTTCTCCAAACGAAAATATTGCACGAGAACCTCAGTAAGTTGGAGGGTGAGCGGAACGTACTGGCTAGGAAATGGAGGAAGCTTTCACAACGCACTCAACACGCACTCCGGGTACAAGATCGCCTCCTTAACCTCGGTCTTGACAGCCAACGTCTGTAA
- a CDS encoding dTMP kinase, translating into MGLYLGVEGVDGVGKSSVVNLAAEFLEIHGLEVTTVREPSTDIGREALEWDDPHLQALAFTLDRMLTLKRLDFEAVDVVLSDRTFLSTLAYQSALGADIRWLLELQRPVPKPDVVYVIDREPLTEDATFEKEFLERVRNRYREAARLVEEEFDVEIKWIGAEGMDKEEIAELIVADARRRLDDPLGIPDDLLEG; encoded by the coding sequence ATGGGGCTGTACTTGGGGGTTGAGGGCGTTGACGGTGTCGGCAAGTCATCCGTGGTGAACCTAGCCGCGGAATTCCTCGAGATCCACGGGCTTGAGGTCACCACCGTGAGGGAGCCTTCCACCGACATCGGACGAGAGGCCTTGGAGTGGGACGACCCCCACCTCCAAGCCCTGGCCTTCACACTCGATCGCATGCTCACACTGAAACGACTGGACTTCGAGGCCGTCGACGTCGTCCTGTCCGACCGCACATTCCTCAGTACACTCGCCTACCAGTCCGCACTAGGCGCCGACATCCGGTGGCTGCTGGAACTCCAACGTCCAGTCCCCAAGCCCGACGTCGTGTACGTCATCGATCGAGAACCGCTGACGGAAGACGCGACGTTTGAGAAGGAATTCCTAGAGCGCGTACGGAATCGCTACCGGGAAGCGGCACGACTTGTCGAGGAAGAGTTCGACGTCGAAATCAAATGGATCGGAGCGGAAGGTATGGACAAAGAAGAGATTGCCGAACTGATCGTGGCCGACGCACGCCGGAGACTGGACGACCCGCTCGGGATTCCGGACGATCTCCTCGAGGGGTGA